In Pedobacter sp. W3I1, one DNA window encodes the following:
- a CDS encoding aminopeptidase P family protein: MTFVEKLQALRQLMAAQKVDAYMITSADPHISEYLPAHYKAIPFACGFTGSAGTVVITQDFAGLWTDSRYFTQAETQLNNTGYELVKLKVPHTPEYIDWLLEVLPKGAKIGFNHQLITVALALEMQSSLTQREIEIIDVDFISTIWLDRVGLPQANAFLIDEEAAGFAISAKIKQVRAALKISGADYHLISSLDDIAWLFNLRGKDVDYNPVTLSFALIAPAEVKLFINKQKLTQIDIETLNNQGVILFPYQDVAQTLKDLPQGAQIFIDPKRTCFGLYQCLPSSSKIISGINPSTHLKSLNNNTEINHIRKAMLNDGIALTRFFKWMEDHLGKEKITEWSAAEKLEAFRVEQTSFVGLSFNTIAGYNANGALPHYSVTAESNQEILGDGLFLVDSGGQYLYGTTDITRVIPIGNCSSTQADDYTLVLKGLIEGSKLIFPEGTKGYQIDSICRKPLWEHAINFGHGTGHGIGFFLNVHEGPQNISPANVDVAFKPGMVTSIEPGIYRPGKHGVRLENLVLCIPQSNSEFGNFLTFETLTLCFIDTPIINKTLLAPDQIEWLNQYNQMVFEKLQPLLSDEEAEWLKVKCQPI; the protein is encoded by the coding sequence ATGACCTTTGTAGAAAAATTGCAGGCCTTACGCCAATTAATGGCTGCTCAAAAAGTAGATGCTTATATGATTACCTCGGCAGATCCTCACATCAGTGAATATTTACCAGCACATTATAAAGCTATTCCTTTTGCTTGTGGATTTACAGGCTCAGCTGGCACAGTGGTCATTACCCAGGATTTTGCTGGTCTGTGGACTGATTCGCGATATTTTACGCAGGCAGAAACACAATTAAACAATACTGGTTACGAATTGGTAAAATTGAAAGTGCCACATACGCCCGAATACATCGATTGGTTACTCGAAGTTTTGCCAAAGGGCGCAAAAATAGGCTTTAACCATCAGCTCATTACGGTGGCATTAGCCCTCGAGATGCAGAGTAGTTTAACTCAGCGTGAAATAGAAATCATTGACGTTGATTTTATCAGCACTATTTGGCTGGATAGGGTAGGGCTGCCACAAGCAAATGCCTTTTTAATTGATGAGGAAGCTGCGGGGTTTGCCATTTCTGCTAAAATAAAACAGGTAAGAGCTGCATTAAAAATAAGTGGGGCAGATTATCATTTAATTTCATCGCTCGATGACATTGCATGGCTTTTTAACCTAAGAGGAAAAGATGTAGACTATAATCCTGTAACTTTAAGTTTTGCTTTAATTGCACCTGCTGAGGTTAAACTCTTTATCAACAAACAAAAGTTAACGCAAATTGATATTGAAACCTTAAATAATCAAGGTGTTATTTTATTTCCCTATCAGGATGTAGCTCAAACGCTAAAAGATCTGCCGCAGGGTGCGCAAATTTTTATCGACCCAAAACGTACCTGCTTCGGCTTGTACCAGTGTTTGCCAAGTAGTTCCAAAATAATTTCAGGCATTAATCCAAGTACACATCTAAAGAGTTTAAATAATAATACTGAAATTAATCATATCCGCAAGGCGATGTTAAATGATGGGATAGCTTTAACGAGGTTCTTCAAGTGGATGGAAGATCATTTGGGAAAAGAAAAGATTACAGAATGGTCTGCAGCAGAGAAATTGGAAGCGTTTAGAGTAGAACAAACATCTTTTGTTGGTTTAAGTTTTAATACCATAGCTGGCTATAATGCAAACGGTGCATTGCCACATTATAGCGTAACAGCAGAAAGCAATCAGGAAATTTTAGGTGATGGTTTGTTTCTTGTCGATTCCGGAGGCCAGTATTTGTATGGTACAACCGATATTACCAGGGTAATTCCTATTGGTAATTGCTCATCAACCCAGGCCGATGATTACACCTTGGTGCTCAAAGGCCTGATTGAAGGTTCTAAACTGATTTTTCCAGAAGGTACCAAAGGTTATCAAATCGATTCCATCTGTAGAAAACCTTTGTGGGAACACGCCATAAATTTTGGTCATGGAACCGGTCATGGTATTGGTTTTTTTCTGAATGTACACGAAGGACCTCAGAATATTAGCCCGGCTAATGTAGATGTCGCCTTTAAACCAGGTATGGTAACCTCCATTGAGCCTGGAATTTATCGTCCGGGTAAACATGGTGTACGCCTAGAAAATCTGGTTTTATGTATCCCCCAGAGCAATAGTGAATTTGGTAATTTTCTCACTTTCGAAACCTTAACCTTATGTTTTATCGATACCCCGATTATCAATAAAACACTTTTGGCCCCAGATCAGATTGAGTGGTTAAATCAATATAATCAAATGGTGTTCGAGAAGCTTCAGCCCCTTTTATCTGATGAAGAAGCTGAATGGTTGAAAGTGAAATGTCAGCCTATTTAA